From a single Opisthocomus hoazin isolate bOpiHoa1 chromosome 6, bOpiHoa1.hap1, whole genome shotgun sequence genomic region:
- the PYROXD2 gene encoding pyridine nucleotide-disulfide oxidoreductase domain-containing protein 2 isoform X4, with the protein MAGHCGVLAAGLRARLGMGSPSRWLRGQGPSLGLPGARLAHAGAADRLQREYDAVVIGAGHNGLVAAAYLQRAGVRTAVLEKRHVLGGAAVTEEIVPGFKFSRASYLLSLLRPQIYAELELQRHGLRVLPRDPYSFTPLLEDRSPPRSLLLGHDTAQTQRQIAQFSRKDAEAYPKYEAFMGGLVSALDPLLDAVPVDTAALGRGSLLQRLRALQALQPLLQAGLALGRQLPRYYEVLTAPISKILDQWFESEPLKATLATDAVIGAMASPHTPGSGYVLLHHVMGELQGRRGAWGYVAGGMGALSQAIARAAAAQGAHIFAEKAVCHVLLGRDGRAQGIALQDGTEVRSKLVLSNASPQITFLELTPQEQLPKDFVQRIRQVDTCSPVTKINVAVDRLPSFLAAPNAHDGQPLPHHQCSIHLNCEGTHLLHQAFTEVTHGHPSSRPMIELCIPSALDPGLAPRGCHVVSLFTQYTPSVLAGGRHWDEQARNAYADTVFDCIEAYAPGFKASVIGRDILTPPDLERIFGLPGGNIFHGAMSLDQLYFARPVPSYSGYRSPVPGLYLCGSGAHPGGGVMGAAGRNAARVALEDFRRL; encoded by the exons ATGGCTGGGCACTGCGGGGTACTGGCAGCTGGGCTCCGGGCACGGCTGGGCATGGGCAGCCCTTCCCGCTGGCTGCGGGGCCAGGGCCCCTCGCTGGGGCTGCCGGGAGCACGGCTGGCCCACGCCGGGGCTGCAGACCGGCTGCAGCGGGAGTACGATGCGGTGGTGATCGGGGCAG GGCACAACGGGCTGGTGGCA GCTGCCTACCTGCAGCGGGCAGGGGTGCGCACGGCCGTGCTGGAGAAACGCCACGTGCTGGGCGGCGCGGCTGTCACGGAGGAGATCGTGCCAG GCTTCAAGTTCTCCCGGGCATCGTACCTGCTCAGCCTGCTGCGGCCACAGATCTACGCCGAGCTGGAGCTGCAG CGGCACGGCCTGAGGGTGCTCCCACGGGACCCCTACTCCTTCACACCGCTGCTGGAGGACAGGAGCCCCCCTCGCTCCCTCCTGCTGGGGCACGACACAGCCCAGACGCAGCGGCAGATCGCTCAGTTCTCTCGGAAGGATGCAGAG GCTTATCCCAAGTATGAGGCATTCATGGGGGGCTTGGTGTCAGCCCTCGACCCGCTGCTGGATGCCGTGCCGGTGGATACAGCAGCCCTGGGGCGGGGCTCCCTGCTCCAGCGGCTTAGGGCCCTGCAAGCCTTGCAGCCCCTGCTGCAGGCAG gGCTGGCGCTGGGGCGGCAGCTGCCCCGCTATTATGAAGTGCTCACAGCCCCCATCTCCAAG ATCCTGGATCAGTGGTTTGAGTCAGAGCCCCTGAAGGCGACTCTGGCTACTGACGCAGTGATTGGAGCCATGGCCAGCCCCCACACCCCTGGCAGTGG GTACGTGCTGTTGCACCACGTGATGGGCGAGCTGCAGGGACGGCGGGGGGCCTGGGGCTACGTGGCCGGCGGGATGGGAGCTCTGTCCCAAGCCATCGCCCGTGCAGCAGCTGCCCAAGGAGCCCACATCTTTGCTGAGAAG GCTGTGTGCcacgtgctgctgggcagggacgGGAGGGCACAGGGCATCGCACTGCAGGATGGGACAGAGGTGAGGAGCAAACTGGTGCTGTCCAATGCCTCCCCTCAGATCACCTTCCTGGAGCTCACTCCCCAG GAGCAGCTGCCAAAGGATTTTGTCCAGCGGATCCGGCAGGTTGACACATGCTCCCCCGTCACCAAGATCAATG TGGCCGTGGATCGGCTGCCCAGCTTCCTGGCTGCTCCCAATGCCCACgacggccagcccctgccccaccacCAGTGCTCCATCCATCTCAACTGCGAGGGCACCCACCTCCTGCACCAGGCCTTCACGGAGGTGACCCACGGGCACCCCTCCAGCAg GCCCATGATCGAGCTCTGCATCCCCTCAGCGCTGGACCCAGGGCTGGCCCCACGGGGCTGCCATGTCGTGTCCCTCTTTACCCAGTACACCCCGTCTGTGCTGGCGGGTGGGCGGCACTGGGATGAGCAGGCCAGAAATGCATATGCAGACACAG TGTTTGACTGCATCGAAGCCTATGCCCCAGGGTTCAAGGCGTCCGTCATCGGCAGGGACATCCTGACGCCACCAGACCTGGAGAGGATCTTTGGGCTGCCGGGTGGG AACATCTTCCATGGAGCGATGTCTCTGGACCAGCTGTACTTTGCCCGGCCAGTACCATCCTACTCAGGCTACCGGTCCCCAGTTCCTGGCTTGTACCTGTGTGGAAGCGGAGCCCACCCTG GAGGAGGAGTGATGGGAGCAGCAGGACGCAACGCCGCCCGTGTGGCCCTGGAGGACTTCAGACGCCTATGA
- the PYROXD2 gene encoding pyridine nucleotide-disulfide oxidoreductase domain-containing protein 2 isoform X5, whose protein sequence is MPASAHFPLSLQGTTGWWQLPTCSGQGCARPCWRNATCWAARLSRRRSCQASSSPGHRTCSACCGHRSTPSWSCRVGPAIPVLQRHGLRVLPRDPYSFTPLLEDRSPPRSLLLGHDTAQTQRQIAQFSRKDAEAYPKYEAFMGGLVSALDPLLDAVPVDTAALGRGSLLQRLRALQALQPLLQAGLALGRQLPRYYEVLTAPISKILDQWFESEPLKATLATDAVIGAMASPHTPGSGYVLLHHVMGELQGRRGAWGYVAGGMGALSQAIARAAAAQGAHIFAEKAVCHVLLGRDGRAQGIALQDGTEVRSKLVLSNASPQITFLELTPQEQLPKDFVQRIRQVDTCSPVTKINVAVDRLPSFLAAPNAHDGQPLPHHQCSIHLNCEGTHLLHQAFTEVTHGHPSSRVQGVRHRQGHPDATRPGEDLWAAGWEHLPWSDVSGPAVLCPASTILLRLPVPSSWLVPVWKRSPPWRRSDGSSRTQRRPCGPGGLQTPMMAVVTPTSPAQGCGCNELCCPHAEPCPSPTCFPGTTGQQHPPRAGGCSLTGFLVLPAATITLNAWLLPAHHLGQVAPGHRAAMTNLAQVHWWK, encoded by the exons ATGCCTGCCTCAGCTCACTTCCCTCTCTCCTTGCAGGGCACAACGGGCTGGTGGCA GCTGCCTACCTGCAGCGGGCAGGGGTGCGCACGGCCGTGCTGGAGAAACGCCACGTGCTGGGCGGCGCGGCTGTCACGGAGGAGATCGTGCCAG GCTTCAAGTTCTCCCGGGCATCGTACCTGCTCAGCCTGCTGCGGCCACAGATCTACGCCGAGCTGGAGCTGCAG GGTGGGTCCTGCCATCCCTGTCTTGCAGCGGCACGGCCTGAGGGTGCTCCCACGGGACCCCTACTCCTTCACACCGCTGCTGGAGGACAGGAGCCCCCCTCGCTCCCTCCTGCTGGGGCACGACACAGCCCAGACGCAGCGGCAGATCGCTCAGTTCTCTCGGAAGGATGCAGAG GCTTATCCCAAGTATGAGGCATTCATGGGGGGCTTGGTGTCAGCCCTCGACCCGCTGCTGGATGCCGTGCCGGTGGATACAGCAGCCCTGGGGCGGGGCTCCCTGCTCCAGCGGCTTAGGGCCCTGCAAGCCTTGCAGCCCCTGCTGCAGGCAG gGCTGGCGCTGGGGCGGCAGCTGCCCCGCTATTATGAAGTGCTCACAGCCCCCATCTCCAAG ATCCTGGATCAGTGGTTTGAGTCAGAGCCCCTGAAGGCGACTCTGGCTACTGACGCAGTGATTGGAGCCATGGCCAGCCCCCACACCCCTGGCAGTGG GTACGTGCTGTTGCACCACGTGATGGGCGAGCTGCAGGGACGGCGGGGGGCCTGGGGCTACGTGGCCGGCGGGATGGGAGCTCTGTCCCAAGCCATCGCCCGTGCAGCAGCTGCCCAAGGAGCCCACATCTTTGCTGAGAAG GCTGTGTGCcacgtgctgctgggcagggacgGGAGGGCACAGGGCATCGCACTGCAGGATGGGACAGAGGTGAGGAGCAAACTGGTGCTGTCCAATGCCTCCCCTCAGATCACCTTCCTGGAGCTCACTCCCCAG GAGCAGCTGCCAAAGGATTTTGTCCAGCGGATCCGGCAGGTTGACACATGCTCCCCCGTCACCAAGATCAATG TGGCCGTGGATCGGCTGCCCAGCTTCCTGGCTGCTCCCAATGCCCACgacggccagcccctgccccaccacCAGTGCTCCATCCATCTCAACTGCGAGGGCACCCACCTCCTGCACCAGGCCTTCACGGAGGTGACCCACGGGCACCCCTCCAGCAg GGTTCAAGGCGTCCGTCATCGGCAGGGACATCCTGACGCCACCAGACCTGGAGAGGATCTTTGGGCTGCCGGGTGGG AACATCTTCCATGGAGCGATGTCTCTGGACCAGCTGTACTTTGCCCGGCCAGTACCATCCTACTCAGGCTACCGGTCCCCAGTTCCTGGCTTGTACCTGTGTGGAAGCGGAGCCCACCCTG GAGGAGGAGTGATGGGAGCAGCAGGACGCAACGCCGCCCGTGTGGCCCTGGAGGACTTCAGACGCCTATGATGGCAGTGGTGACACCAACTTCACCCGCGCAGGGTTGTGGCTGCAATGAGCTGTGTTGTCCCCACGCAGAGCCCTGCCCGTCCCCAACTTGCTTCCCAGGAACCACAGGGCAGCAGCATCCTCCACGAGCTGGGGGCTGCAGTCTGACAGGGTTCCTTGTGCTCCCAGCTGCCACTATCACCTTGAACGCatggctgctcccagcccacCACCTTGGCCAGGTGGCTCCTGGGCACCGGGCAGCCATGACAAACCTCGCTCAGGTGCACTGGTGGAAATAA
- the PYROXD2 gene encoding pyridine nucleotide-disulfide oxidoreductase domain-containing protein 2 isoform X3: MGSHGWALRGTGSWAPGTAGHGQPFPLAAGPGPLAGAAGSTAGPRRGCRPAAAGVRCGGDRGRLPTCSGQGCARPCWRNATCWAARLSRRRSCQASSSPGHRTCSACCGHRSTPSWSCRVGPAIPVLQRHGLRVLPRDPYSFTPLLEDRSPPRSLLLGHDTAQTQRQIAQFSRKDAEAYPKYEAFMGGLVSALDPLLDAVPVDTAALGRGSLLQRLRALQALQPLLQAGLALGRQLPRYYEVLTAPISKILDQWFESEPLKATLATDAVIGAMASPHTPGSGYVLLHHVMGELQGRRGAWGYVAGGMGALSQAIARAAAAQGAHIFAEKAVCHVLLGRDGRAQGIALQDGTEVRSKLVLSNASPQITFLELTPQEQLPKDFVQRIRQVDTCSPVTKINVAVDRLPSFLAAPNAHDGQPLPHHQCSIHLNCEGTHLLHQAFTEVTHGHPSSRPMIELCIPSALDPGLAPRGCHVVSLFTQYTPSVLAGGRHWDEQARNAYADTVFDCIEAYAPGFKASVIGRDILTPPDLERIFGLPGGNIFHGAMSLDQLYFARPVPSYSGYRSPVPGLYLCGSGAHPGGGVMGAAGRNAARVALEDFRRL, from the exons ATGGGCAGCCATGGCTGGGCACTGCGGGGTACTGGCAGCTGGGCTCCGGGCACGGCTGGGCATGGGCAGCCCTTCCCGCTGGCTGCGGGGCCAGGGCCCCTCGCTGGGGCTGCCGGGAGCACGGCTGGCCCACGCCGGGGCTGCAGACCGGCTGCAGCGGGAGTACGATGCGGTGGTGATCGGGGCAG GCTGCCTACCTGCAGCGGGCAGGGGTGCGCACGGCCGTGCTGGAGAAACGCCACGTGCTGGGCGGCGCGGCTGTCACGGAGGAGATCGTGCCAG GCTTCAAGTTCTCCCGGGCATCGTACCTGCTCAGCCTGCTGCGGCCACAGATCTACGCCGAGCTGGAGCTGCAG GGTGGGTCCTGCCATCCCTGTCTTGCAGCGGCACGGCCTGAGGGTGCTCCCACGGGACCCCTACTCCTTCACACCGCTGCTGGAGGACAGGAGCCCCCCTCGCTCCCTCCTGCTGGGGCACGACACAGCCCAGACGCAGCGGCAGATCGCTCAGTTCTCTCGGAAGGATGCAGAG GCTTATCCCAAGTATGAGGCATTCATGGGGGGCTTGGTGTCAGCCCTCGACCCGCTGCTGGATGCCGTGCCGGTGGATACAGCAGCCCTGGGGCGGGGCTCCCTGCTCCAGCGGCTTAGGGCCCTGCAAGCCTTGCAGCCCCTGCTGCAGGCAG gGCTGGCGCTGGGGCGGCAGCTGCCCCGCTATTATGAAGTGCTCACAGCCCCCATCTCCAAG ATCCTGGATCAGTGGTTTGAGTCAGAGCCCCTGAAGGCGACTCTGGCTACTGACGCAGTGATTGGAGCCATGGCCAGCCCCCACACCCCTGGCAGTGG GTACGTGCTGTTGCACCACGTGATGGGCGAGCTGCAGGGACGGCGGGGGGCCTGGGGCTACGTGGCCGGCGGGATGGGAGCTCTGTCCCAAGCCATCGCCCGTGCAGCAGCTGCCCAAGGAGCCCACATCTTTGCTGAGAAG GCTGTGTGCcacgtgctgctgggcagggacgGGAGGGCACAGGGCATCGCACTGCAGGATGGGACAGAGGTGAGGAGCAAACTGGTGCTGTCCAATGCCTCCCCTCAGATCACCTTCCTGGAGCTCACTCCCCAG GAGCAGCTGCCAAAGGATTTTGTCCAGCGGATCCGGCAGGTTGACACATGCTCCCCCGTCACCAAGATCAATG TGGCCGTGGATCGGCTGCCCAGCTTCCTGGCTGCTCCCAATGCCCACgacggccagcccctgccccaccacCAGTGCTCCATCCATCTCAACTGCGAGGGCACCCACCTCCTGCACCAGGCCTTCACGGAGGTGACCCACGGGCACCCCTCCAGCAg GCCCATGATCGAGCTCTGCATCCCCTCAGCGCTGGACCCAGGGCTGGCCCCACGGGGCTGCCATGTCGTGTCCCTCTTTACCCAGTACACCCCGTCTGTGCTGGCGGGTGGGCGGCACTGGGATGAGCAGGCCAGAAATGCATATGCAGACACAG TGTTTGACTGCATCGAAGCCTATGCCCCAGGGTTCAAGGCGTCCGTCATCGGCAGGGACATCCTGACGCCACCAGACCTGGAGAGGATCTTTGGGCTGCCGGGTGGG AACATCTTCCATGGAGCGATGTCTCTGGACCAGCTGTACTTTGCCCGGCCAGTACCATCCTACTCAGGCTACCGGTCCCCAGTTCCTGGCTTGTACCTGTGTGGAAGCGGAGCCCACCCTG GAGGAGGAGTGATGGGAGCAGCAGGACGCAACGCCGCCCGTGTGGCCCTGGAGGACTTCAGACGCCTATGA
- the PYROXD2 gene encoding pyridine nucleotide-disulfide oxidoreductase domain-containing protein 2 isoform X1 gives MGSHGWALRGTGSWAPGTAGHGQPFPLAAGPGPLAGAAGSTAGPRRGCRPAAAGVRCGGDRGRLPTCSGQGCARPCWRNATCWAARLSRRRSCQASSSPGHRTCSACCGHRSTPSWSCRVGPAIPVLQRHGLRVLPRDPYSFTPLLEDRSPPRSLLLGHDTAQTQRQIAQFSRKDAEAYPKYEAFMGGLVSALDPLLDAVPVDTAALGRGSLLQRLRALQALQPLLQAGLALGRQLPRYYEVLTAPISKILDQWFESEPLKATLATDAVIGAMASPHTPGSGYVLLHHVMGELQGRRGAWGYVAGGMGALSQAIARAAAAQGAHIFAEKAVCHVLLGRDGRAQGIALQDGTEVRSKLVLSNASPQITFLELTPQEQLPKDFVQRIRQVDTCSPVTKINVAVDRLPSFLAAPNAHDGQPLPHHQCSIHLNCEGTHLLHQAFTEVTHGHPSSRVQGVRHRQGHPDATRPGEDLWAAGWEHLPWSDVSGPAVLCPASTILLRLPVPSSWLVPVWKRSPPWRRSDGSSRTQRRPCGPGGLQTPMMAVVTPTSPAQGCGCNELCCPHAEPCPSPTCFPGTTGQQHPPRAGGCSLTGFLVLPAATITLNAWLLPAHHLGQVAPGHRAAMTNLAQVHWWK, from the exons ATGGGCAGCCATGGCTGGGCACTGCGGGGTACTGGCAGCTGGGCTCCGGGCACGGCTGGGCATGGGCAGCCCTTCCCGCTGGCTGCGGGGCCAGGGCCCCTCGCTGGGGCTGCCGGGAGCACGGCTGGCCCACGCCGGGGCTGCAGACCGGCTGCAGCGGGAGTACGATGCGGTGGTGATCGGGGCAG GCTGCCTACCTGCAGCGGGCAGGGGTGCGCACGGCCGTGCTGGAGAAACGCCACGTGCTGGGCGGCGCGGCTGTCACGGAGGAGATCGTGCCAG GCTTCAAGTTCTCCCGGGCATCGTACCTGCTCAGCCTGCTGCGGCCACAGATCTACGCCGAGCTGGAGCTGCAG GGTGGGTCCTGCCATCCCTGTCTTGCAGCGGCACGGCCTGAGGGTGCTCCCACGGGACCCCTACTCCTTCACACCGCTGCTGGAGGACAGGAGCCCCCCTCGCTCCCTCCTGCTGGGGCACGACACAGCCCAGACGCAGCGGCAGATCGCTCAGTTCTCTCGGAAGGATGCAGAG GCTTATCCCAAGTATGAGGCATTCATGGGGGGCTTGGTGTCAGCCCTCGACCCGCTGCTGGATGCCGTGCCGGTGGATACAGCAGCCCTGGGGCGGGGCTCCCTGCTCCAGCGGCTTAGGGCCCTGCAAGCCTTGCAGCCCCTGCTGCAGGCAG gGCTGGCGCTGGGGCGGCAGCTGCCCCGCTATTATGAAGTGCTCACAGCCCCCATCTCCAAG ATCCTGGATCAGTGGTTTGAGTCAGAGCCCCTGAAGGCGACTCTGGCTACTGACGCAGTGATTGGAGCCATGGCCAGCCCCCACACCCCTGGCAGTGG GTACGTGCTGTTGCACCACGTGATGGGCGAGCTGCAGGGACGGCGGGGGGCCTGGGGCTACGTGGCCGGCGGGATGGGAGCTCTGTCCCAAGCCATCGCCCGTGCAGCAGCTGCCCAAGGAGCCCACATCTTTGCTGAGAAG GCTGTGTGCcacgtgctgctgggcagggacgGGAGGGCACAGGGCATCGCACTGCAGGATGGGACAGAGGTGAGGAGCAAACTGGTGCTGTCCAATGCCTCCCCTCAGATCACCTTCCTGGAGCTCACTCCCCAG GAGCAGCTGCCAAAGGATTTTGTCCAGCGGATCCGGCAGGTTGACACATGCTCCCCCGTCACCAAGATCAATG TGGCCGTGGATCGGCTGCCCAGCTTCCTGGCTGCTCCCAATGCCCACgacggccagcccctgccccaccacCAGTGCTCCATCCATCTCAACTGCGAGGGCACCCACCTCCTGCACCAGGCCTTCACGGAGGTGACCCACGGGCACCCCTCCAGCAg GGTTCAAGGCGTCCGTCATCGGCAGGGACATCCTGACGCCACCAGACCTGGAGAGGATCTTTGGGCTGCCGGGTGGG AACATCTTCCATGGAGCGATGTCTCTGGACCAGCTGTACTTTGCCCGGCCAGTACCATCCTACTCAGGCTACCGGTCCCCAGTTCCTGGCTTGTACCTGTGTGGAAGCGGAGCCCACCCTG GAGGAGGAGTGATGGGAGCAGCAGGACGCAACGCCGCCCGTGTGGCCCTGGAGGACTTCAGACGCCTATGATGGCAGTGGTGACACCAACTTCACCCGCGCAGGGTTGTGGCTGCAATGAGCTGTGTTGTCCCCACGCAGAGCCCTGCCCGTCCCCAACTTGCTTCCCAGGAACCACAGGGCAGCAGCATCCTCCACGAGCTGGGGGCTGCAGTCTGACAGGGTTCCTTGTGCTCCCAGCTGCCACTATCACCTTGAACGCatggctgctcccagcccacCACCTTGGCCAGGTGGCTCCTGGGCACCGGGCAGCCATGACAAACCTCGCTCAGGTGCACTGGTGGAAATAA
- the PYROXD2 gene encoding pyridine nucleotide-disulfide oxidoreductase domain-containing protein 2 isoform X2 has protein sequence MAGHCGVLAAGLRARLGMGSPSRWLRGQGPSLGLPGARLAHAGAADRLQREYDAVVIGAGHNGLVAAAYLQRAGVRTAVLEKRHVLGGAAVTEEIVPGFKFSRASYLLSLLRPQIYAELELQRHGLRVLPRDPYSFTPLLEDRSPPRSLLLGHDTAQTQRQIAQFSRKDAEAYPKYEAFMGGLVSALDPLLDAVPVDTAALGRGSLLQRLRALQALQPLLQAGLALGRQLPRYYEVLTAPISKILDQWFESEPLKATLATDAVIGAMASPHTPGSGYVLLHHVMGELQGRRGAWGYVAGGMGALSQAIARAAAAQGAHIFAEKAVCHVLLGRDGRAQGIALQDGTEVRSKLVLSNASPQITFLELTPQEQLPKDFVQRIRQVDTCSPVTKINVAVDRLPSFLAAPNAHDGQPLPHHQCSIHLNCEGTHLLHQAFTEVTHGHPSSRVQGVRHRQGHPDATRPGEDLWAAGWEHLPWSDVSGPAVLCPASTILLRLPVPSSWLVPVWKRSPPWRRSDGSSRTQRRPCGPGGLQTPMMAVVTPTSPAQGCGCNELCCPHAEPCPSPTCFPGTTGQQHPPRAGGCSLTGFLVLPAATITLNAWLLPAHHLGQVAPGHRAAMTNLAQVHWWK, from the exons ATGGCTGGGCACTGCGGGGTACTGGCAGCTGGGCTCCGGGCACGGCTGGGCATGGGCAGCCCTTCCCGCTGGCTGCGGGGCCAGGGCCCCTCGCTGGGGCTGCCGGGAGCACGGCTGGCCCACGCCGGGGCTGCAGACCGGCTGCAGCGGGAGTACGATGCGGTGGTGATCGGGGCAG GGCACAACGGGCTGGTGGCA GCTGCCTACCTGCAGCGGGCAGGGGTGCGCACGGCCGTGCTGGAGAAACGCCACGTGCTGGGCGGCGCGGCTGTCACGGAGGAGATCGTGCCAG GCTTCAAGTTCTCCCGGGCATCGTACCTGCTCAGCCTGCTGCGGCCACAGATCTACGCCGAGCTGGAGCTGCAG CGGCACGGCCTGAGGGTGCTCCCACGGGACCCCTACTCCTTCACACCGCTGCTGGAGGACAGGAGCCCCCCTCGCTCCCTCCTGCTGGGGCACGACACAGCCCAGACGCAGCGGCAGATCGCTCAGTTCTCTCGGAAGGATGCAGAG GCTTATCCCAAGTATGAGGCATTCATGGGGGGCTTGGTGTCAGCCCTCGACCCGCTGCTGGATGCCGTGCCGGTGGATACAGCAGCCCTGGGGCGGGGCTCCCTGCTCCAGCGGCTTAGGGCCCTGCAAGCCTTGCAGCCCCTGCTGCAGGCAG gGCTGGCGCTGGGGCGGCAGCTGCCCCGCTATTATGAAGTGCTCACAGCCCCCATCTCCAAG ATCCTGGATCAGTGGTTTGAGTCAGAGCCCCTGAAGGCGACTCTGGCTACTGACGCAGTGATTGGAGCCATGGCCAGCCCCCACACCCCTGGCAGTGG GTACGTGCTGTTGCACCACGTGATGGGCGAGCTGCAGGGACGGCGGGGGGCCTGGGGCTACGTGGCCGGCGGGATGGGAGCTCTGTCCCAAGCCATCGCCCGTGCAGCAGCTGCCCAAGGAGCCCACATCTTTGCTGAGAAG GCTGTGTGCcacgtgctgctgggcagggacgGGAGGGCACAGGGCATCGCACTGCAGGATGGGACAGAGGTGAGGAGCAAACTGGTGCTGTCCAATGCCTCCCCTCAGATCACCTTCCTGGAGCTCACTCCCCAG GAGCAGCTGCCAAAGGATTTTGTCCAGCGGATCCGGCAGGTTGACACATGCTCCCCCGTCACCAAGATCAATG TGGCCGTGGATCGGCTGCCCAGCTTCCTGGCTGCTCCCAATGCCCACgacggccagcccctgccccaccacCAGTGCTCCATCCATCTCAACTGCGAGGGCACCCACCTCCTGCACCAGGCCTTCACGGAGGTGACCCACGGGCACCCCTCCAGCAg GGTTCAAGGCGTCCGTCATCGGCAGGGACATCCTGACGCCACCAGACCTGGAGAGGATCTTTGGGCTGCCGGGTGGG AACATCTTCCATGGAGCGATGTCTCTGGACCAGCTGTACTTTGCCCGGCCAGTACCATCCTACTCAGGCTACCGGTCCCCAGTTCCTGGCTTGTACCTGTGTGGAAGCGGAGCCCACCCTG GAGGAGGAGTGATGGGAGCAGCAGGACGCAACGCCGCCCGTGTGGCCCTGGAGGACTTCAGACGCCTATGATGGCAGTGGTGACACCAACTTCACCCGCGCAGGGTTGTGGCTGCAATGAGCTGTGTTGTCCCCACGCAGAGCCCTGCCCGTCCCCAACTTGCTTCCCAGGAACCACAGGGCAGCAGCATCCTCCACGAGCTGGGGGCTGCAGTCTGACAGGGTTCCTTGTGCTCCCAGCTGCCACTATCACCTTGAACGCatggctgctcccagcccacCACCTTGGCCAGGTGGCTCCTGGGCACCGGGCAGCCATGACAAACCTCGCTCAGGTGCACTGGTGGAAATAA